CGTCGGGCTCGGCGTCAGGGATCTGCTCGAACATGCGGTACAGCGGCCAGGTGTCGCCCACGCCGACGCCGTAGGTGACGTGGGAGTTGCCGACGAAGTTGAACAGCGCGTCGAACCCCTCGCCGTCGGCGAAGTAGAAGTCCAGCCGGTCGGACTCGTCGTCGGCCTCCGCCAGCAGCACGGCCTCGTCGTTCACCGCGCGACAGCGCCGCTTCAGTTCGCGAAAGAGCCACTGCGGGTCGTCCATCCGGTGGGCGTCGTGGCCCTTCGGCAGGATCATCGGGTGGGCAGCGTCGATGCGGAAGCCGTCGACGCCCCGTTCGAGCCAGAACTCCGCGACGGAGAACAGCTCCTCCTGCACGTCGGGGTTGGCGACGTTGAGGTCGGGCTGGTGGTGATAGAACTGATGGAAGTAGTGTTTGTCCGCGACCTCGTCGTACGACCAGATGCCGTCCTCGAACTCGGGGAAGATGTTGGACGTGTTGTACGCCCGCTCGACGTGGCTCGTCCACAGGTAGTAGTCGTGGTACGTCGACTCGGGGTCCTCGCGGGCGCGCCGGAACCACTCGTGGTCGACGGAGGTGTGGTTGAGCACGAGGTCGACGATCAGCCGCATCCCGCGCGCGTCCAGCTCGTCGACGAGCGCGTCGAAGTCGTCGAGCGATCCGAGCCGGTCGTCCACGTCGCGGTAGTCGGCCACGTCGTAGCCGTTGTCCCGCAGCGGGCTGGGGTAGAACGGCCGGATCCACAGGCAGTCGACCCCCAGCTCCTCCAGGTAGTCGAGGCGGTCGATCAGCCCGCGGAAGTCGCCCCAGCCGTCGCCGTCGGCGTCCCGGAACGTCTTCACGTCGAGGCTGTACACGACCGCGTCACGATACCACTCGGGGTGGCCGCCGTCGGCGAACACCTCGGCGGCGACACCCGCGCCCGCGTCCCGCCCCCCTCCCGGCTCGCCCGAACCCGCGTCGGCATCCATGGCTGTCGGTCGTCGGTGCGGGCGGGGGTAAAACCTCCCGAAGCCGGACGGCGGTCCCCGTCGTCGCCGGCGGTCGGAAGTCAGCGATCGGTTCCGGTGAGCCGGTCGTCCCAGTCGATCCACTCGTGCTCCCAGCCGGTCTTCGCGAAGTAGCCCTGCTCGGAGAACTCCGCGTCCTCCCGGCGGGTCCGGTTCCGGACGCCGGCGCCGGCCTGCTCGCCCTCGACGAGCAGCGGCGACAGCGACACCGGCCCGGCCGTCTCTGCCTCGCGCAGCTCCCCCGACTCGTCTGGCTCGTAGGCGACGACGGTCTGGTCGGCGCCGCGGCCGCGCGGGAGCACGAGCCGGCCGTCGGGCGCGAGCTGGTCGACGAGGTCGCGGGGCGGCTCGACGGCCGCGGCCTCGACGAGGATCCGGTCGAAGGGGGCGTACGCGGGCAGGCCGCGCGCGCCGTCGGCGCGGTCGACCAGCACCGCGTCGTAGCCGGCCGCCGAGAGGTTCTGTCGCGCGTCGTACACCAGCCGGCGGGAGATATCGACGGCGTGGACGTGTCTCGCGTCCACGACCTCCGCGAGCACCGCCGCGGTGTAGCCGACGCCGGCGCCGACGACGAGCGTCTCCTCGCCCGCCTCGGGGTCCAGCGCCGACAGCAGTCGCGCGACCGTCGCCGGCGCGAGCACCCGGGTGCCGCCCTGTTCGCCCGCGCGGTTCGCGTACGGCGCCTCCGCGACGAACTCCTCGCGGGGCACCGTCGCCATCGCCTCCCGAACCGCCGGCGCGATCGGCCGCCCGAGGGTGTGCTCGACCGAGTCGAGCATGTCCTCGCGCAGCAGCGCCGGATCGGGTCCGTCCATTGTCGGACGAAGACGCTCGCGGAATATGAACCGCACGCTCGGCGCCGGCCGACCGACCGACCGCGTACGGTCGACGACCCCGGACGGTCCGGAACCGGTTGTGCGCGACCCGCGCATCCGACGGCGAGCGTCTTTGGGGTGCCGACTGTGGACGGAGACATGAACTCGGACCTTCGCGAGGCGGTCGCCGATCTCCCGCCGAGCGCAAAGCTCGTCTTCGTCGTGCTGGAGAACCACGAGCGCCTGACCCAGTCGGCGCTCGCCGAGGAGACGCTGCTCCCCCAGCGCACGGTGCGGTACGCGCTCGACGAACTCCGGGAGGCCGGCGTGCTCCACGAGCAGCTGAACATCATGGACGCCCGCCAGCGCTTCTACTCGCTCGCCGACGCCGAGGAGTCGGCGGACGACACGGCGGACGATCCGGCGGTCGGGATCGCGTCGGAACCGTCGGCGTCGGCCCGCTGAGGGCCACCCCGGTCGACGCCCCGGCTCGTCGGTCCGCCGGACCGGTCGCCGGTCGAGACGACGATCAGAACGGCGATCCGACGCGGCTTCGTATCCAGTCCGCGACGGCGACGACCGCGACCGCCTCGACGTAACAGCCGACGACGGCGAGCGCCCAGAACCCCGCGTCGCCGACGGCGACGCCGAGTTCGTTGTACAGCGCCGTATCGAGCAGGAACGCCGCCGCAAGCGCCGGCCACGCGACGACGCTCAGGGCGTCCGGCAGCGGCGTGAGCCGTGCGAGCCAGACGGTCGCCACCAACGCGGCGGCCGCGAGGACCGTCCGGCGGGCCGTCGTCGCCGCTCGAACGGCCGGAGGGACGTATCGGAGCGCCATTGGTTCGGCGTGGCTTCGAGGGGACAAAGCTGTGCGGGGGGAGCGTTCTGCCGCCTCGGCAGCGGCGGTCCGTCGACCGGCAGAGCGCGCGGTTCACTCCGTCGGGAGATGACACGCCGAGACGTGCTCGCCGTGCTCGAGCTCGGGATGATCGCGGACGCACGGCGAGCCGAACGCCTCGCGGATCCGATCGGCCGCGGCCGCGTCGTCGCCGGCGACGGCGTCGTCGACGGCCGCCGCGAGCGCTCGTCCGGCGTCGCCGTCGGGGTCAGGGAGGTCGTATTCCGCCCGCAGCGCCCGCGCGAGGGCGTCCGGGTCGGTCCCGTCGGCGCGCTCCCCGAGGTGGTCGAGGTCGACATCCCCGGCGGCCAGGTCGACGCGGAGGTCGATCACGGCACCGTACTCTGCGCTCGTGAGGCCGCTCCCGTCCGGCGGGATCACCTCCGGGCACCTCGTGTGGAACCGACAGCCGCCGGGCGGGTCGGCGGGATCGGGGACGGCCCCCGAGAGCGACCCCTCGGGGCGGCCGGCGCGGGGGTCCGGCGTCGGGACGGCCGCGGCGAGCGCGCGCGTGTACGGATGGGCCGGGTCGTCCAACACCGCCGCCGTCGGTCCCGCCTCGACGAGTTCGCCGGCGTACATCACCGCGACGCGGTCGCAGGCCCGGCGGACCACGCTCACGTCGTGGCTGATGAACAGCAGCGAGAGGTCGAACGCCTCCCGGAGCTCCCCGAGCAGGTCGAGGATCTCCGCCTGGACGGACACGTCGAGGGCGGCGGTCGGCTCGTCGAGCACGACGAACGCCGGGTCGAGCGCGAGCGCCCGGGCGATGCCGACGCGGCGCTTCTGTCCGCCCGAGAGCTCGTGGGGGTAGCGGTCGCGGTGGTCGGCGGACAGGCCGACGCGCTCGAACAGCGTCGCCACGCGCTCGCGTCGCCGCCGGCGGGCGAACCCGCGAACCCGCAGCGGCTCCGCGGCCGACTCGCCGGCGGTCAGTCGGGGGTCGAGGCTCGACGACGGGTCCTGAAACACCATCGCGGTTCGCCGGCGGAGCTCCTCGACGCCGTCGGCCCCGTCCCCGACGGGGGTGCCGTCGAAGCGGACCGTCCCGCCGGTCGGCTCCTGCAGGTGTAACAGCGTCTCCGCGACGGTGGATTTGCCGCTGCCCGACTCGCCGATGAGCCCCAACGCCTCCCCGCGCCCGATCTCGAAGGAGACGCCGTCGACCGCGCGGACCGACCCGGTCCGCCGTCGCAACACCCCCGACCGGACCGGGTAGTGCTTCTCCAGCCCGTCGACGACCACCAGCGGCTCCCGCTCGGGCCCGCCGGCGACGCCGGCGCCGCCGGCGGTCCGGTTCGGATCGGCGTCGCCGGGCTCCCCGTCCGCGGGGTCGTCCGGCCGGCTCATCGGTTCCCCCCGTCCGCGTCGCTCGCCGACGCGTCGGCCTCGCGCGTCGCTCCGCGCGGAGCGCCGTCGGTCGTCGGCTCGGCCTCGGAATTCGGTTCGGGCTCGGGATCTGATTCGGACTCCGGGTCCGATTCGGGGTCGGAATTCGATTCGGGAGCCGAGTCGAGGACGGTCGGGTCGCGCACGCCGTCGTGGAACACGCAGGCGGCCTCGCCGCCGCCGTCGACGCCGTACAGCGGCGGTCCGTCGCCGCTCCGGCACTCCCCGACCGCGTGGGGACACCGGGGATGGAACGGACACCCGTCGGGCTGGTTCAGGGGCTCGGGAGGCTCGCCGCCGATCCGCTCGCCCCCGCGGCCGGGAAGCGAGTCGAGCAGCCCGCGGGTGTACGGGTGGGCCGGCCGCTCGAACACCCGCGTCACCGGTCCGCGCTCCATCACCCGGCCGGCGTACATGACGACGACGCGGTCGGCGATGCCGGCGACGACGCCGAGGTCGTGAGTGACGAACAGCGTCGCGAGTCCCTCCTCGGCGCCGAGTTCGGCGAACAGGTCGAGGATCTCCGCCTGGATCGTCACGTCCAGCGCCGTCGTCGGCTCGTCGGCGATCAGGAGGTCGGGGTCGCCCGCGAGCGCCGCCGCGATGGCGACGCGCTGTTTCATCCCGCCCGAGAGCTGGTGGGGGTAGTCGTCGGCGCGCGAGGCCGGGTTCGGCAGGCCGACCCGGTCGAGCAACTCGACGGCGCGCCCGTGGGCCGCGCGCTTGCCCACGTCGTTGCGATCCCGCACCGCCTCGGCGACCTGCTCGCCGACGGTGTAGACGGGGTCGAGCGACCCCTGCGGGTCCTGAAACACGTACGCGATGCGGTCGCCACGGACCGCGCGGAGCTCGCGCTCGGAGCGGTCGAGCAGGTCGCGGTCGTCGAATCGCACCTCGCCGTCGACGACCTCGCCGGGCGAGTCGACCAGCCGCGTGATCGACTCGCAGGCGACGGTCTTGCCCGAGCCCGACTCGCCGACGAGACACACCGTCTCGCCCGGGTACACGTCGAAGGAGGCGCCGTCGACCGCGCGGACGGTCCCCTCGACGGTGGGGAACTGCGTCCGGAGGTCTCGAACCGACAGCAGCGGGGGCGCGTCGGTGTCCCGTCCGGAGGCCCGGTGGTCGCCGTCGCGTCCGCGGTCCGGCCGACCGTCGCCGTCGCGTCCGCGGGCGGAGCGGTCGTCGCCGCGGCTCATCGTCGCACCTCCGCCGTGGGGTCGAGCACGTCGCGAAGCGCGTCGCCGAGCACGGACATGGCGGCGACGGTACACACCAGCGGGATCGCGGCGAAGAGGACCGTCCACCACAGCTCCGGGAACCGCGAGAAGCCGATCGCGATGGTCGAGCCCCACGACTGCGCGAGGGGGTTGGTGAACCCGAGGTAGGCGATCCCAGCCTCGACGAGCACGAGCGTCGGCATCCGGTTCGCGACGGCGGCGACGACGGTGTCGGAGACGTTCGGCACGACGTGCCGGCGGACGATCTGCGGGTCGCTCACGCCGGCGTCGCGGGCGGCGCGGACGTACCCCGTGTCCACCCGCGAGGCGGCCGCGCTCCTGACGAGGCGGGCGGTGCCGTCCCAGTCGAACAGCCCGAACACGACGACGATCGTCACCAGGCTCCGGCTGAACGACTCCTGGACCAGCAGGACGACGAACACCGCGGGGACGACCCGCTGGAGGTCCACGTACCGCATCAGGAGGGCGTCGACCCGGCCGCCGTAGTATGCCGCCACCGTGCCGACGAGGACGGCCGCCGGCACGACGAGCGCGGCCGTGACCAGCGATACCTGGACGGCGACGCGGGCGCCCTCGACGATCAGGTGGATCATCCCGTGGCCGTCGACGGTCGTCCCGAGCGGGAAGTGCCACGTTCCCGGGCACATGTCGCCGTCGCGCGACGCCAGGCAGTACGGGATCGTCGGCGACATCTCGATGCCGGTCCAGGCGGGCGGCTGCGCCGCCGGCACGCCGTAGGGGATGCCATCGGTCGACTCGATCCCGAGCACCGACAGCGTCCACACGCCGAACGTCGCGGCGTACCACAGGACCAGCAGGTACGCGGCCGACGCGAGCGCCGCCGGCTTCCGGCGGAGCCGCCGCCAGTAGCGTCGCCGCAGGTCGGGTCGACGCGCCAGCGGCGCCAGCGCCCAGCCGACGACCGCCAGCGACGCGTAGTAGAGGTACTCGATGATCCCGGTCGAGACGCCCCAGAAGGGGACGAGCCCGGTCGGGGTGACGAACGCTTCCCACAGCGCGGCGGCCGCGAGCACGGCCCAGGCGGCGAACAGCGCGGCCGTCCGCGGGGTGATCGGGGCCCGGTCCGCAAGCCTGCGGTCGCCGGTCTCGACGGCGAATCGGTCCTCGGAGGGGTCGTGCGTCCCGCTCACGGGGCTCCCCCCGTGTCGATCCGCACGTCGCGCCCGCGGGGCGTCGCCACGGGCCGTCGGCGGGGTGTGACCATCGATATGTCGGCCCCACAGAGGGGGACAGTAAATGCGTAGCGGAGGATGAAACGACCGTATCAGCCACGGTACAGTTATACTCCTGTCGACGGGATCCGCCCGGTGTGCACTCAGCGTTCCGCCCGGGGATGGCGCTCGTCGTCCCCGGCTCGTGCCACGAACGCGTCGGTCCTCGCCCGTGCCACGAGCCCCGTCGGCGACCCCGCCGACGCCCCCAGACTGCCGGCCCCGACGGAGCTGGTCGTCCGTGAGCCGTCGCGCCTTCCTCGTTCGTCGGATCGGTTGGGCGGTGTTCGTCGCCTGGG
This genomic stretch from Halobaculum roseum harbors:
- a CDS encoding alpha-amylase family glycosyl hydrolase, whose amino-acid sequence is MDADAGSGEPGGGRDAGAGVAAEVFADGGHPEWYRDAVVYSLDVKTFRDADGDGWGDFRGLIDRLDYLEELGVDCLWIRPFYPSPLRDNGYDVADYRDVDDRLGSLDDFDALVDELDARGMRLIVDLVLNHTSVDHEWFRRAREDPESTYHDYYLWTSHVERAYNTSNIFPEFEDGIWSYDEVADKHYFHQFYHHQPDLNVANPDVQEELFSVAEFWLERGVDGFRIDAAHPMILPKGHDAHRMDDPQWLFRELKRRCRAVNDEAVLLAEADDESDRLDFYFADGEGFDALFNFVGNSHVTYGVGVGDTWPLYRMFEQIPDAEPDGHVWWANFLRNHDEWNLLKLPHEALEHAREEFRQGGDGRDSWIFGRGHRLRLADLYDGDHDRIAMAHSLLVSLPGTPIVNSGDEIGMHADLDLPERQAVRTPMRWDDSEPNAGFSTADPQDLVIPVDGTGWPGVFQADAASQRGEPGSLFERVADAVGARKRCPEIARGDCSIVHLEPGDVWAHRFDHDGRVLLAVHNLASEPREVVAGVDIDPADAERVIGDADYRVAEGGVATSLDGCGYLWLRGERRTR
- a CDS encoding protein-L-isoaspartate O-methyltransferase family protein, yielding MDGPDPALLREDMLDSVEHTLGRPIAPAVREAMATVPREEFVAEAPYANRAGEQGGTRVLAPATVARLLSALDPEAGEETLVVGAGVGYTAAVLAEVVDARHVHAVDISRRLVYDARQNLSAAGYDAVLVDRADGARGLPAYAPFDRILVEAAAVEPPRDLVDQLAPDGRLVLPRGRGADQTVVAYEPDESGELREAETAGPVSLSPLLVEGEQAGAGVRNRTRREDAEFSEQGYFAKTGWEHEWIDWDDRLTGTDR
- a CDS encoding MarR family transcriptional regulator; this translates as MNSDLREAVADLPPSAKLVFVVLENHERLTQSALAEETLLPQRTVRYALDELREAGVLHEQLNIMDARQRFYSLADAEESADDTADDPAVGIASEPSASAR
- a CDS encoding ABC transporter ATP-binding protein; its protein translation is MSRPDDPADGEPGDADPNRTAGGAGVAGGPEREPLVVVDGLEKHYPVRSGVLRRRTGSVRAVDGVSFEIGRGEALGLIGESGSGKSTVAETLLHLQEPTGGTVRFDGTPVGDGADGVEELRRRTAMVFQDPSSSLDPRLTAGESAAEPLRVRGFARRRRRERVATLFERVGLSADHRDRYPHELSGGQKRRVGIARALALDPAFVVLDEPTAALDVSVQAEILDLLGELREAFDLSLLFISHDVSVVRRACDRVAVMYAGELVEAGPTAAVLDDPAHPYTRALAAAVPTPDPRAGRPEGSLSGAVPDPADPPGGCRFHTRCPEVIPPDGSGLTSAEYGAVIDLRVDLAAGDVDLDHLGERADGTDPDALARALRAEYDLPDPDGDAGRALAAAVDDAVAGDDAAAADRIREAFGSPCVRDHPELEHGEHVSACHLPTE
- a CDS encoding ABC transporter ATP-binding protein, yielding MSRGDDRSARGRDGDGRPDRGRDGDHRASGRDTDAPPLLSVRDLRTQFPTVEGTVRAVDGASFDVYPGETVCLVGESGSGKTVACESITRLVDSPGEVVDGEVRFDDRDLLDRSERELRAVRGDRIAYVFQDPQGSLDPVYTVGEQVAEAVRDRNDVGKRAAHGRAVELLDRVGLPNPASRADDYPHQLSGGMKQRVAIAAALAGDPDLLIADEPTTALDVTIQAEILDLFAELGAEEGLATLFVTHDLGVVAGIADRVVVMYAGRVMERGPVTRVFERPAHPYTRGLLDSLPGRGGERIGGEPPEPLNQPDGCPFHPRCPHAVGECRSGDGPPLYGVDGGGEAACVFHDGVRDPTVLDSAPESNSDPESDPESESDPEPEPNSEAEPTTDGAPRGATREADASASDADGGNR
- a CDS encoding ABC transporter permease: MSGTHDPSEDRFAVETGDRRLADRAPITPRTAALFAAWAVLAAAALWEAFVTPTGLVPFWGVSTGIIEYLYYASLAVVGWALAPLARRPDLRRRYWRRLRRKPAALASAAYLLVLWYAATFGVWTLSVLGIESTDGIPYGVPAAQPPAWTGIEMSPTIPYCLASRDGDMCPGTWHFPLGTTVDGHGMIHLIVEGARVAVQVSLVTAALVVPAAVLVGTVAAYYGGRVDALLMRYVDLQRVVPAVFVVLLVQESFSRSLVTIVVVFGLFDWDGTARLVRSAAASRVDTGYVRAARDAGVSDPQIVRRHVVPNVSDTVVAAVANRMPTLVLVEAGIAYLGFTNPLAQSWGSTIAIGFSRFPELWWTVLFAAIPLVCTVAAMSVLGDALRDVLDPTAEVRR